One Paracidovorax avenae ATCC 19860 genomic region harbors:
- a CDS encoding WD40/YVTN/BNR-like repeat-containing protein: protein MQGTILVGTAGQGILRSADDGASWHRLGLKEAIEFDGVVRSLLVDPHDPQRIFAGADAGICLSEDAGAHFRRLESPANGMHVWALAIDPRDARVIYAGTGAPSRAVMFRSLDGGASWTRLPIELPEFCAGVNRPRILAIAVDPDDGSVWFGVEEGGAWHSTDRGDTWRRVDDAESGIANSDIHCIRILPAAAGQPKTHIIATVNSVYTSTEGPAGPWAAESSADRFDGMYYTRILTPLEGDREVLLAAIGDGTPGTRTQIYRSQDRGRTWAPSLLHAVPNSTFWALGTHAADPDLVFAGTKYGHLFRSMDGGRSWFKDWRDFSEITAVAWTPVAAAVKAHPKSTLGAKPHHD, encoded by the coding sequence ATGCAGGGAACGATTCTCGTGGGGACGGCCGGGCAGGGCATCCTGCGCAGCGCGGACGACGGCGCGAGCTGGCACCGCCTCGGCCTGAAGGAGGCCATCGAATTCGACGGCGTGGTGCGCAGCCTGCTGGTGGATCCGCACGATCCGCAGCGGATCTTCGCGGGCGCGGACGCCGGCATCTGCCTGAGCGAGGATGCGGGCGCGCATTTCCGGCGCCTGGAGTCGCCGGCCAACGGCATGCACGTGTGGGCGCTGGCGATCGATCCGCGCGATGCGCGCGTCATCTACGCGGGCACGGGCGCGCCGTCGCGGGCGGTGATGTTCCGCTCGCTGGACGGTGGCGCCAGCTGGACGCGCCTGCCCATCGAGCTGCCGGAGTTCTGCGCGGGCGTGAACCGCCCCCGCATCCTCGCGATCGCGGTGGACCCGGACGACGGCTCCGTCTGGTTCGGCGTGGAAGAAGGCGGCGCCTGGCACAGCACCGACCGCGGCGACACCTGGCGGCGCGTGGACGATGCGGAGAGCGGCATCGCCAACAGCGACATCCATTGCATTCGCATCCTGCCGGCCGCGGCCGGCCAGCCGAAAACGCACATCATCGCCACGGTCAATTCGGTCTATACGAGCACCGAGGGGCCGGCCGGGCCCTGGGCCGCGGAGAGTTCCGCCGACCGATTCGACGGCATGTACTACACGCGCATCCTCACGCCGCTGGAAGGCGACCGCGAGGTGCTGCTGGCGGCCATCGGCGACGGCACGCCGGGCACGCGCACGCAAATCTACCGCTCGCAGGACCGCGGCCGGACCTGGGCCCCGTCGCTGCTGCATGCCGTGCCCAACTCGACGTTCTGGGCGCTGGGCACGCATGCCGCCGATCCGGACCTCGTGTTCGCGGGCACCAAGTACGGCCATCTCTTCCGCTCCATGGACGGGGGGCGGAGCTGGTTCAAGGACTGGCGCGATTTCAGCGAGATCACGGCCGTGGCGTGGACCCCTGTCGCCGCCGCCGTGAAGGCCCACCCGAAGTCCACTCTCGGAGCGAAGCCCCACCATGACTGA
- a CDS encoding VOC family protein: MTDAQAGVVRPRIRRTHLSLFVTDPFASAAWYERILGMQETARGERWVFMSFGRKHHDIALIKPEPGQVVGGCALQHYGLEIEGDMDELRRLYGQLLRAGVEVVKTTDHKVGYGLYFNDPDGHRFEFFLEMVHDDEEGKRVLQAHHAPSEPFRLEPLFD, from the coding sequence ATGACTGACGCCCAGGCCGGGGTGGTGCGACCCCGCATCCGACGCACCCACCTGTCGCTGTTCGTGACCGACCCGTTCGCCTCGGCCGCCTGGTACGAGCGCATCCTGGGCATGCAGGAAACCGCCCGGGGCGAGCGCTGGGTGTTCATGAGCTTCGGCCGCAAGCACCACGACATCGCCCTGATCAAGCCCGAGCCCGGGCAGGTGGTGGGCGGCTGCGCGCTGCAGCACTATGGCCTGGAGATCGAGGGCGACATGGACGAGCTGCGCCGGCTCTACGGCCAGTTGCTGCGTGCCGGCGTGGAGGTGGTGAAGACCACCGACCACAAGGTGGGCTACGGCCTCTATTTCAACGACCCGGACGGGCACCGCTTCGAATTCTTCCTGGAGATGGTGCACGACGACGAGGAGGGCAAGCGCGTGCTGCAGGCCCACCACGCGCCCAGCGAGCCGTTCCGGCTCGAGCCGCTGTTCGACTGA
- a CDS encoding amino acid synthesis family protein translates to MTKAANFSVFHIRKWYLQIEDTLAGETGAPADGEPLRKIVIAACLHNPFAGRYEPDLSSWIDPSPELGREFGRRIQEAAAGRAIESYGKAIVVGIDGEYEHGNALLTNPAANPIRDAIGGGKSWVPSSGKRGGPGTSIDIPLAHKDALYVRSHYDTVTAQFADGPNRDEVVLIWAFATRGRLNARLGGLKASEIQGRDGLV, encoded by the coding sequence ATGACCAAGGCTGCCAATTTCAGCGTCTTCCATATCCGCAAGTGGTATCTCCAGATCGAGGACACCCTGGCCGGCGAGACCGGTGCGCCCGCGGACGGCGAACCGCTGCGCAAGATCGTCATCGCCGCGTGCCTCCACAACCCGTTCGCTGGCCGCTACGAGCCGGACCTGTCGTCCTGGATCGATCCTTCCCCGGAGCTGGGCCGCGAGTTCGGCCGCCGCATCCAGGAAGCCGCCGCGGGCCGCGCGATCGAGAGCTACGGCAAGGCGATCGTGGTGGGCATCGACGGCGAGTACGAGCACGGCAATGCGCTGCTGACCAACCCCGCGGCCAATCCCATCCGCGACGCCATCGGGGGCGGAAAGTCCTGGGTGCCGTCGTCCGGCAAGCGTGGTGGCCCGGGCACCTCGATCGACATCCCGCTCGCGCACAAGGATGCGTTGTACGTGCGCTCGCACTACGACACCGTCACTGCGCAGTTCGCGGACGGCCCCAACCGCGACGAGGTGGTGCTGATCTGGGCCTTCGCCACCCGCGGCCGGCTCAATGCCCGCCTGGGCGGACTGAAAGCCTCGGAAATCCAGGGCCGGGACGGCCTGGTCTGA
- a CDS encoding alpha/beta fold hydrolase → MERREQVMSLQGLRFHLTEWGSPAARPVVMLHGIRGYAETFAGLAAALQPDFRVIAFDQRGRGQTDWDPAGNYYTDTYVADLEGIVDALGLDAFDLLGHSMGGMNAIVYAGRHRERVRRLVIEDAGPGAFDASEGATRIRRELAMTPASFPDWEAAADFMRALRPTVTEEARLQRLQSMLSPLPQGGFTWRYDHAGITATRLHPDPTRAVDLEASLRAIACPTLVVRGGRSDYLQPAMAERMRALNPRIEAIEIPDAGHYIHDDQSALFAQAVAGFLRSAAVREAA, encoded by the coding sequence ATGGAACGGCGCGAACAGGTGATGTCCCTCCAGGGGCTGCGGTTCCACCTCACCGAGTGGGGCAGCCCGGCGGCCCGGCCCGTGGTGATGCTGCACGGCATCCGCGGCTATGCCGAGACCTTCGCGGGCCTGGCCGCAGCGCTGCAGCCGGATTTCCGCGTGATCGCCTTCGACCAGCGGGGGCGCGGCCAGACCGACTGGGATCCGGCGGGCAACTACTACACGGACACCTACGTGGCCGACCTGGAGGGCATCGTGGATGCGCTGGGCCTGGACGCCTTCGACCTGCTGGGCCATTCGATGGGCGGGATGAACGCCATCGTCTATGCGGGCCGGCACCGGGAGCGCGTGCGGCGGCTGGTGATCGAGGATGCCGGCCCGGGCGCCTTCGATGCCAGCGAGGGCGCGACCCGCATCCGCAGGGAGCTGGCCATGACGCCCGCGTCCTTCCCGGACTGGGAGGCGGCGGCGGACTTCATGCGTGCGCTGCGGCCCACGGTGACCGAGGAGGCACGCCTGCAGCGGCTGCAGAGCATGCTCTCGCCGCTGCCGCAGGGCGGCTTCACCTGGCGCTACGACCATGCGGGCATCACCGCGACGCGGCTGCATCCCGATCCCACGCGGGCGGTGGACCTGGAGGCCAGCCTGCGCGCGATCGCGTGCCCCACGCTGGTGGTGCGGGGCGGGCGCTCCGACTACCTGCAGCCGGCCATGGCCGAGCGCATGCGCGCGCTGAACCCGCGCATCGAGGCCATCGAGATCCCGGATGCCGGGCACTACATCCACGACGACCAGTCGGCGCTTTTCGCGCAGGCGGTGGCCGGATTCCTGCGGAGCGCGGCGGTCCGCGAAGCCGCCTGA
- a CDS encoding NIPSNAP family protein, translated as MIHEIRTYTLVPGGTREYLRLYNEAGREVQTRLLGGLVAVLTPESGDLNQLIYHWVFDSYEERVRRRAQLIADPAFTEFRKSVRHLLVSQDSRLLSPA; from the coding sequence ATGATCCATGAAATCCGCACCTACACGCTGGTGCCCGGCGGCACGCGCGAGTACCTGCGCCTGTACAACGAAGCGGGCCGCGAAGTGCAGACCCGCCTGCTGGGCGGCCTGGTGGCGGTGCTCACGCCGGAGAGCGGCGACCTGAACCAGCTCATCTACCACTGGGTCTTCGACAGCTACGAGGAGCGCGTGCGCCGCCGCGCCCAACTGATCGCCGACCCGGCCTTCACCGAGTTCCGCAAGTCGGTGCGCCACCTGCTGGTGAGCCAGGACAGCCGGCTGCTCAGCCCGGCCTGA
- a CDS encoding bifunctional 3-(3-hydroxy-phenyl)propionate/3-hydroxycinnamic acid hydroxylase, whose amino-acid sequence MTFPTEVQVLVVGAGPVGATIANLLGGYGVSVLAVDRSPQVLDYPRAVGLDDEALRTFQAAGLAERMLRDMIQNVPMRMYTASRRCFAEILPSTREFGWFRRNLFSQPLGEAVLREGLQRFAHVHLCLETELLDLQQDAHGVTAVLRDAQGAEHRVRAGYLVGCDGGRSRVREGILKLPFEGRTHPAKWVVIECDQDPLDAPYTALHCDPERPYVCLRLPYGLRRWEFMLFPGEDGEQMLAPAKVRELLGRHVARPESLNVIRARVYTHNSRVAGSFVVGRVCLAGDAAHITPPWIGQGLNAGLRDAFNLSWKLAWILQGRLRPELLSSYHDERHAHARAMIDLADLFGAMLSQRNRALAWLRDRFFLSVRNIPRVRDYVLQMKFKPMPRFTRGIVQDSGDARRDEVVGRMFIQPVVECAPGRHQRLDDVVGPRFAVLSWCEDALADAPAELLEQLERLGCGRYVAVRSRGAAADACTPARGGRIEDVENTLHFWFQDRGVDWVLIRPDRFVAAAGRRGDAVAQLAAFCQAVLPPVLQPLAEPALPA is encoded by the coding sequence ATGACATTTCCCACTGAAGTCCAGGTCCTCGTCGTCGGCGCGGGGCCGGTCGGGGCCACGATCGCGAACTTGCTGGGCGGCTACGGCGTGTCCGTGCTGGCCGTGGACCGCAGCCCGCAGGTGCTCGACTATCCGCGCGCGGTCGGGCTCGACGACGAGGCGCTGCGCACCTTCCAGGCGGCGGGCCTCGCAGAGCGCATGCTGCGCGACATGATCCAGAACGTGCCCATGCGCATGTACACCGCGTCGCGCCGCTGCTTCGCGGAGATCCTGCCCAGCACGCGCGAGTTCGGCTGGTTCCGGCGCAATCTGTTTTCCCAGCCGCTGGGCGAGGCGGTGCTGCGCGAAGGGCTGCAGCGATTTGCGCATGTGCACCTGTGCCTGGAGACGGAGCTGCTGGACCTGCAGCAGGATGCGCATGGCGTGACTGCGGTGCTGCGCGACGCGCAGGGGGCGGAGCACCGGGTGCGCGCGGGGTACCTGGTCGGATGCGACGGCGGGCGCAGCCGCGTGCGCGAGGGCATCCTGAAACTGCCTTTCGAGGGGCGCACCCATCCCGCGAAGTGGGTGGTCATCGAGTGCGACCAGGATCCGCTGGACGCGCCCTACACGGCGCTGCACTGCGACCCCGAGCGGCCCTACGTGTGCCTGCGCCTGCCGTACGGCCTGCGCCGCTGGGAATTCATGCTGTTTCCCGGCGAGGACGGCGAGCAGATGCTGGCTCCGGCCAAGGTGCGCGAACTGCTGGGCCGGCACGTGGCGCGGCCGGAGTCGCTGAACGTGATCCGGGCGCGTGTCTATACCCACAACTCGCGCGTGGCGGGATCTTTCGTGGTCGGGCGCGTGTGCCTGGCGGGCGATGCAGCGCACATCACCCCGCCCTGGATCGGCCAGGGGCTGAACGCAGGGCTGCGCGATGCGTTCAACCTGTCGTGGAAGCTCGCCTGGATCCTGCAGGGGCGCCTGCGCCCCGAGCTGCTCTCGAGCTACCACGACGAACGCCATGCGCATGCCAGGGCGATGATCGACCTCGCGGACCTGTTCGGGGCCATGCTGTCGCAGCGCAACCGGGCCCTGGCCTGGCTGCGCGACCGCTTCTTCCTGTCGGTGCGCAACATCCCGCGGGTGCGCGACTACGTGCTGCAGATGAAGTTCAAGCCCATGCCGCGCTTCACGCGGGGCATTGTGCAGGACAGCGGAGACGCGCGGCGCGACGAGGTGGTGGGCCGCATGTTCATCCAGCCCGTGGTGGAGTGCGCGCCCGGCCGCCACCAGCGCCTGGACGACGTGGTCGGCCCGCGCTTCGCGGTGCTGAGCTGGTGCGAGGACGCGCTGGCCGATGCGCCCGCAGAGTTGCTGGAGCAACTGGAACGGCTGGGCTGCGGGCGCTACGTGGCGGTGCGCTCGCGCGGCGCCGCGGCGGATGCCTGCACGCCGGCCCGCGGAGGACGCATCGAGGACGTGGAGAACACGCTGCATTTCTGGTTCCAGGACCGGGGCGTGGACTGGGTGCTGATCCGACCCGACCGCTTCGTGGCGGCCGCCGGCCGCCGGGGCGATGCGGTCGCGCAGCTCGCGGCGTTTTGCCAGGCCGTGCTGCCGCCCGTGCTCCAGCCCCTGGCAGAGCCGGCCCTGCCGGCGTGA
- a CDS encoding NAD-dependent succinate-semialdehyde dehydrogenase has protein sequence MYPELSLFIGGCFQGGGAGQPVHDPATLEVLGHLPWAGPAEVDAAIEAAYRAFPDWRDSSPMERSAVLRKAAGLARERAQDIGRGITMDNGKPLAEAVAEVLNAAEHLEWHAEECRRIYGRVVPPRHPSVRQWVVREPAGVVAAFSPWNFPFGQAAKKLAAALGAGCTVVLKGPEESPSAIVALARLFHDAGLPAGALNLVWGVPADISRQLIESPRVRVVSFTGSVPVGRQIAALAGTHLKRTTMELGGHAPVLVFDDADVDEAAAALARMKVRNAGQVCVSPSRFFVQSGIYDRFADRFMDALGTVKMGPGLEEGVQMGPLIHARRLQAVQGLVDDAVGAGAKAFTGGQRVRGRGHFLAPTVLRDVPPGARILREEPFGPLAVLARFDTVDDALRQANALPFGLASYVFTQSLPVSTRVARGLEAGMVNINHSGMAHPELPFGGVKDSGFGSEGGTESFDSFLVTKMVTQL, from the coding sequence ATGTATCCCGAACTTTCCCTGTTCATCGGCGGCTGCTTCCAGGGTGGAGGTGCCGGGCAGCCCGTGCACGATCCGGCCACGCTCGAGGTGCTGGGGCACCTGCCCTGGGCCGGCCCTGCCGAGGTCGATGCAGCCATCGAGGCGGCGTACCGCGCCTTTCCCGACTGGCGCGACAGCTCGCCGATGGAGCGGTCCGCCGTGCTGCGCAAGGCCGCCGGCCTCGCGCGCGAGCGGGCCCAGGACATCGGCCGCGGCATCACCATGGACAACGGCAAGCCCCTGGCCGAGGCCGTGGCCGAGGTGCTCAACGCCGCGGAGCACCTGGAGTGGCACGCGGAGGAATGCCGGCGCATCTACGGCCGCGTGGTACCGCCGCGCCATCCGTCGGTGCGGCAGTGGGTGGTGCGCGAACCCGCCGGCGTGGTGGCTGCGTTCAGCCCCTGGAACTTTCCTTTCGGCCAGGCCGCGAAGAAGCTGGCCGCCGCGCTGGGCGCGGGTTGCACGGTGGTGCTCAAGGGGCCCGAGGAGTCGCCGAGCGCCATCGTCGCGCTGGCGCGGCTGTTCCACGACGCCGGCCTGCCCGCCGGGGCGCTCAACCTGGTGTGGGGCGTACCGGCGGACATCTCCCGCCAGTTGATCGAATCGCCGCGCGTGCGGGTCGTGTCTTTCACCGGTTCGGTGCCCGTGGGCCGGCAGATCGCCGCCCTGGCCGGAACCCACCTCAAGCGCACCACGATGGAGCTGGGCGGACATGCCCCCGTACTGGTGTTCGACGATGCCGACGTGGACGAGGCCGCCGCCGCGCTGGCGCGCATGAAGGTGCGCAACGCCGGGCAGGTGTGCGTGTCGCCCTCGCGCTTTTTCGTGCAATCCGGCATCTACGACCGGTTCGCCGATCGTTTCATGGACGCGCTGGGCACGGTGAAGATGGGCCCCGGCCTGGAGGAGGGCGTGCAGATGGGGCCGCTCATCCATGCGCGCCGGCTGCAGGCGGTGCAGGGGCTGGTGGACGATGCCGTCGGCGCGGGCGCGAAGGCGTTCACCGGCGGACAGCGCGTGCGTGGGCGCGGCCACTTCCTGGCCCCCACCGTGCTGCGGGACGTGCCCCCGGGCGCGCGCATCCTGCGGGAGGAGCCCTTCGGCCCCCTGGCGGTACTCGCACGCTTCGACACCGTGGACGATGCGTTGCGCCAGGCCAATGCGCTGCCCTTCGGGCTGGCGTCGTACGTCTTCACGCAATCGCTGCCGGTGTCCACGCGCGTGGCGCGCGGACTGGAGGCCGGCATGGTCAACATCAACCATTCCGGCATGGCCCATCCCGAGCTGCCCTTCGGCGGCGTGAAGGACAGCGGCTTCGGCAGCGAGGGCGGCACCGAGTCCTTCGACAGCTTTCTCGTGACCAAGATGGTCACCCAACTCTGA